The DNA segment tgaatgcttcacaacaagAGAGAATatttcactgtagtcaattccctctgtctgagcgtagcccttgtctaccaacctagctttgtatcgcaatccatttttagcagcttgatcttctttctgattgaagatccacttacagccaattgtcttctttccttttggaagtggcacaagctcccaagtctggttctggtggagggactgcatctcttcattcattacctttgtccattcaacctgttcactggactgtatggcttctctgtaagtggttgggatctcacccccttcagctggtaatgcatatgtcacatagtctacataacgtgtcggtacacgtttctctcttcTCGGTCTATTGTTCGCTATTGATTCAAGTTGtattggaggtactgtgactggactatcaacctcatcttgtccgtGCTCTCCATTTGTTTTTCCTGAATCTTTTCGAGTGGAAAACTCCACCTTTTGCAAATCACCAGGTGTTTCGCTATCATGgctgccttcactggaatctctatgcttatgtgacttaagcatctcagattcgttgaaggtaacatctctactgatgatcaccTTTTAGACTTtatgcaccagagtctatacccttttacaccagtactaaagcccaagaattttgccttcttggctctaggatcaagcttactttctttagtaTGATAGTAAGCAGAACATCCAAAAACGtgtaaagagtcataatcagtagcatgtgtacctTTTCAGTGGGTGTCTTCCCGTCATTGGCAGATGCGGGTAGttggttgatgaggtggcaggcatatgtcacagcttcagcccaaaattgtttactgaatccagcatccaacaacatacatcgcactttctctagtaaagtacgattcattcgttctaCCACACCATTCTGTTGCGGCGTACCTCGTactgtgaagtgtctgacaattccctctctccggcatacttccatgaagggatcTGAAATGtattcacctccattatcagatttgagccgcttgatctttcTGCCGGTCTAAGTCttaaccattttcttccaatcaaggaagatttgcagcacttcatctttattcttcatcgtatataCCCACACACGACAagaataatcatctacaaaagttacaaaccaatgtttacctctcaaaaatgcattttgggtaggtccccaaacatcagagtgtacatagtcaagtattccctgtgtattatgtactgcggttccaaacttgatccgcctctacttccccaatacacagtgctcacagaaagacagtttaccagtcttggcacctttgagtaagccttgcttcaccagtgtttgcaaagctttttctcctgcgtgtcccatacgcatatgccataGACTAGAGGTGTCAGCATCAATCTATCTAGCTTCTCACatcctgtggaagctcttccatcaacagtacttccttgcaagaagtacaagtttcctcgcctcaaacccgtcatagccacctgaactcccattagcactttgagagttccgtcttcaatggtgattctgaatccctttgaatccagagatcccagtgagatgagattctttcgcaagtccggaacgtaccgaacttctgtcagagtcttgatgctgccatcgtgcagctttaactgaatgctacctattccctaagtcttacaggcactgtcattgcctATAAGTACTACTCCACCttcaatctttgtgaagtcagtaaaccagtcccaattgggacacatgtgataggtacatccggaatccataatccattcatcagaatgacaaatggatgatgaacttatcaaggaaaaatctgaatcatcatctctgtctacgacattggctgtggtgggttgattctgctgttgtcccttcagctTGGGACAATCATTCTTctagtgtcctttgttgtgacaaaaggaacactcgtctctggcgagCTTTCTTCCGACTGATGgaccacgtgatgtggctcgggttttcgattgaaaacctttcttctttccgggataccttgactgtggcctccctcttgctgttagcgcttcacttgatgtatctagtTATACCTGCTTATTTTTTCtacggtactcattgctaattaaagaactagatacatcgtcaaaactaatactttccttcccatacagtagagtagtaattaaatgctcatatgtatcaggcaagaaatttaacaaaagtaaagctttatcttcatcttcgatttcaacatccaagtttaacaaatcagcaagaatttggttataactattcagatgttcagacatagaattaccttcacgaaattggaatctaaagagctttttcttcaagtgcaaacggctctcaatgctcttcttcatgaacttatcctccaatttctgccaaagtatcttagcatttgtctctctcatgacaaaatacttttgttctttggtaaggcataatcggattgtactacaagcttgagaaTTAAACTTCTTTcaaccctgatcagtcatatcatctggctttccttccaacgcaatatccaactcttgttggatcaaaacgtccatgacttcacactgccacatgccgaaaTTGTTTGTTCTATCAAACTTCTCAACTttaaacttggcatttgacacggTTGACTGACGTCCAGAGCTACTGGCATTTTCAGAgctcctatctcttccagatctttccatttgaattaaaaaaatttaaaacataaaatttcaaaattctaaccgtacgaatgagtccggaatgatctaaATAGTTGAAAATCACTATTCAATCGTCGAAATCGGACTctaaatggcttagatcaagcccaaaatggatCTGGAAAACGGACGATCATGATCGTCTAGCGCGTGAGATGCACCCGCTGCGTAGGGCGTCTGGTCGGCGAGTGTAGTACACGCGCAGCAGCTCCTctgtgcgcgtgggggcgcATGAGGCACTTGTCCAACATGCGCTGAATCTTTGTGTGgtgcgtgggggcgcgtggggaCGTGTATTTCACGCGGCTTCGTCTTCTGATGCACGTGGGGGCGCATGGGCGTGTGTGTTTtagtcgtcttcttcctctggtTGTGACTGAGGCGCGTGAATCACACTCTCCAACTTCTAGAGACGCGTGCAGGCTCCTCCGGTGTTCGTTTTCGATGCCATTTGTGGCAACGGATCCATCTTGACGAGAGGAACGTTGTGGTgtgatcaaaagttgatttcgatcaactgcaattttctGGGTAGCACGAACCGAAGCTCTTATATCAATTGTTGTGCCTTGAGCTGCcctgaaaataaacacaaaatagatagagacaatatttaagtggttcggcaatttgcctacatccactgagcggaaacactatattcaaaacaactctatctcaaatggcactacacacacttctcacttCACTCTCTCAATGGGATGATTTTCCCTTCAGAtgacctctcctatttataggagaggctGAACTCATCTCCCTCCACATATGCGCTGGAATGCACCGCTTAACTCTTAATGAAAGCACATGCAAGGAACATCACCACATAGGCAcatgagcacatggacaaagtATGGGCAACATATTGAGTGGACGGCACACACGGGTGGACCCTCAACATAGCCTACCCAGGAACAGGCGCTCTGGTAAGATCAGTAGCAATAGCATGTGTATTTTAGTACAATATGGTATCTACTGAAGGGCAATTTGGTGCAAGTCATTACAAGAATTCCAACTGCGTATGGTTTAAATTCGCTGATCttttattatgaatatatataataaatgttttttatattaaattatattatttttaatcacattaatTAGTGTGCCATACTTTGAATGGCTGATCTAAAATCCAATTCAATATGTCACTTTAGAGACATTGATCACTGAGGatgtataaaattaaaaatgaaacgGGACCGATTATTAGAAACAagacagaaagaaagaaaaaaaaaaaaaatgaatacgACTTGGCATACCCACAATTGACTAAGAAAATAACAACATTGTCGAATCGATTTATACGTTCAGTAGTACACACAATCAAAGTCACATGATTATCTAAGGACCATTTGAAAAttaagttttgtatttttcttgactAGTAATATTAGACCCATTATTTTTCTTGGCATACCAAATCTGAATAGGAAATGAATTGTCCAAAGGCTGCCTTTGAAGTCAAAtttgtttgtgttttgtttccACTAAATAGAAGATAAGAATTGAGAACATAAATTCTCAATGCATTGCTAGGACGAGAACATAAAGCTGAACCAACCCTGCAGAAAGACACAAGAAGTTGGGTTTTGGTGGGTTTTTGCAGTTGTTGCAGCATCGATCTTTGGTACTTCTGTCCACAAGGATTACAGAAGATAAGAATTGAGAAGCGCAAGCCAGCCAAGGCCACACAAGTTCACTATATAAAGGAACAAAAGCTAGCAATAACTAGTTGAGCAGCGTGAGAGTCTCACATATCATAGACTtcgaaaatggaaaaaatagagCACACGACTGTCGCCACAAATGGTATAAACATGCACGTGGCGTCGATAGGGAAAGGCCCAGTGGTCCTCTTCCTCCACGGCTTCCCTGAGCTCTGGTACTCGTGGCGACACCAGCTTCTCTACCTTTCCTCCCACGGCTATCGCTGCATCGCCCCCGACCTTCGCGGCTATGGCGACACCGACGCCCCACCCTCCCCTGCCTCTTACACAGCTTTCCACATCGTCGGAGACCTCGTCGCCCTTCTTGACCAACTTGGTATCGAGCAGGTTTTCTTGGTCGGCCATGACTGGGGAGCTATGATAGCCTGGTACTTTTGTTCGTTCAGGCCGGATCGAATCAAAGCTTTGATCAACCTGAGCGTGCCATTTTTTCCCAGGAACCCAGCGTTTGATCAAGTGGAAGGCTTCAGGGCTTTGTTTGGTGATGATTATTATGTTTGCAGGTTTCAGGTAAATTAATTTGGTTTATCTTGTTAACTCTATTTTTTGGGTGATTTTTGTCTCTTTCATTCACTTTGACAATGGTCAACATCGATCAGGGTTTAGTGGATTGTATTTATGAGTCGATCGAGGGTAATACAACAAATCGTTTAGATCACCGTAATACATGAACAAATTCGAAACTTCTCGCATGAGATTAATTAAAATGTGGTGTAGGAACATGGAGAAGCTGAAGACGATTTTGCTTGTGTCGATACGGCAGGACTAATGAAGAAGTTCTTTTCAGTCGGTCCAAAACCTCTGCTCATGCCTAAAGGAGTGGGAGTTAGAGGATTGGCAACACCAGATTCATTGCCTTCTTGGTTGCCAGAagaagatattaattattatgctACCAAATTTAAGCAGACAGGTTTCACCGGAGCATTGAACTATTATCGAGCTATGCGCCTGTAAGTTTCAAGCATCTTTGTGTCGATTCTTTTAGgtgtattttaaatatatattcattaatgTTTATTCAAACACAATATTTCAAATTGAGCTTATCTTCTATTTATAACACACCATAGATTTACTTGGAACTGTAAACTTGGTCTTAAATGGCAGAAACTGGGAGCTCACAGCGCCATGGACTGGATCACAAGTGAAAGTTCCAGTCAAGTTCATAGTGGGAGACCAAGACCTCGTGTACAATATCCCAGGTGTCAAGGACTATATAGGCGGCGGCGGCTTCAAGAAAGACGTGCCGTATTTGCAAGACGTTGTTGTGATAAAAGGagcatctcattttatcaatcaAGAAAAGGCAGACGAGATTAGCGCACACATATATGAATTTATCAACAAGTTCTGAGTGTGCGTGAATGTACTTTCAGGTCGAGGACTATGAGCTGGGTGTTTACCGTTTAGTTCCCATGGGTCATCTATTATGGATCCAGCCAACGAATTAAATAAGAGCATGTAATGATGATTGCGTGTACTGAACGTATCAATCAACAATcgtgttattttattatatttttccttacccaattacttttaaatataactttGTAAGACTATTGCTACTGCAGCgagaaagaaattttataaaacgtTAATGTTAGACGTAgttttatataataagtttaaatttatttttatgtggatAAAATATGTCCCACTTTATAAGATAGAAACACAACAAATTAACTCAGTCCCATCACAACatgtgaaaattaatatttgtaacagctataataatatttattaaattgttCATGCGGAGtccaatttttatatatatcattataaaaagtacgaatatttatgaaaaattatttatgataaaaattattatttataataaaaatatatttattttaataaaaaaaatcaattttaaaaaataaattaatacaaataaGTCGAGCTTTCTGACAAAACGGTAAAAATAGTGCAGGGTCTGATAACGTCAGCTGAGGACGATTTTGCTCTTGGGGATACcgcaataataataaagaagttGTTCTCAGTTTTTGGTCCAGAGCCTTTGATGATGCCTCAACATGTAGGTTCAATGGATTGACCAGCCCAAATACCTGGCCCATTCATTAATATTATACCACCAAATTTAAACGTGCAGCGTTAACGGGTCCGGTCGGtctaaaagtttttttaatctctttttaacattttagaaatggttaaaaaatattaaatagttttattGCATATATGATGATAATCTCTTGAATGaaaattataactatataaaaatatatattatatatataaaaaaaatatttaatatatatacacatttagtCTATCTTAGTTTAGTTAGATCCAAAAAGCCACACCCCTAGACTGATCAATAAGACAATCGGTCCGATCCAATCTGGTCCAATCAAGTATTAAatgtttaaatttataaattaaacttgaaattattaaattaaatttatgttcatgattaattactttatttaatttgtttgacGAGTTTAAACTTGTTCTTGTATGCTCAATCTAAAATCTGTATGCCCACAACCATATGATACAAATGATGTCAATCATCAATCTGTAAATGTTTCTTTGCATTTGAATCCTTTACCATCATTCTCAAGTAAAATTCCTTCTTATTTTCTTGATACGAAAGTACCTAATGCATTCAAGTTTCTAGTCCAACAAAGACTTTCTAGATTTTTGGATCACCTAGATCACAGATACAGGTGCTACAAACCATATCATCCTTCAGCTAAACTCTTCACCATAGTCTCATAAATCCTAAACACATTGGTTAAGCTTCCAACTGATGATAATATCTCAGTCACACATCATGGGACTATTCGATTGTATGATAGTTCAAGTCTTGAAAGATGTACCATGTGTAACCACTTTTTCATATAAACTTCAGTGAATCACTAAACTAATTTCTCACCAGAAATGCCGTTTTATATTTATGCctgatattttttatacatagaTCCTAACCCATGGAAGATGATTGGAAAGGGTACAATAATAGTTAGAGTTTATGTCCCACAATAGTCATAAGTTAGTGCAGTCAGTGATTCAGTTGTTTCTGTTGTCATCAATTATGTATTTGATTCGAATTTCGAGCATTGGCATGGTAGATTAGATCTACTACAACATATTTGTCCTTTTGT comes from the Carya illinoinensis cultivar Pawnee chromosome 8, C.illinoinensisPawnee_v1, whole genome shotgun sequence genome and includes:
- the LOC122274239 gene encoding epoxide hydrolase A-like yields the protein MEKIEHTTVATNGINMHVASIGKGPVVLFLHGFPELWYSWRHQLLYLSSHGYRCIAPDLRGYGDTDAPPSPASYTAFHIVGDLVALLDQLGIEQVFLVGHDWGAMIAWYFCSFRPDRIKALINLSVPFFPRNPAFDQVEGFRALFGDDYYVCRFQEHGEAEDDFACVDTAGLMKKFFSVGPKPLLMPKGVGVRGLATPDSLPSWLPEEDINYYATKFKQTGFTGALNYYRAMRLNWELTAPWTGSQVKVPVKFIVGDQDLVYNIPGVKDYIGGGGFKKDVPYLQDVVVIKGASHFINQEKADEISAHIYEFINKF